ATTCTACAACGGTAACCTCTGTGAGGTAGGTcactcttatttatttatatttataaacacaATTAtccgcagaaaataaaaaaaaaatatttttctaaattttagattttttaataatcgtcCTAgcgatttatttttgaaattaatgtcGAAGCGGTGAACCGGCTTTACTCCTGGTAAATTATTCAtcagtatttatatttatacttatacttatacctgtacttatactttttattgacatttatttatatacttttctaTATTTATTGCAAAGTGACTGatttcgaatttaaaattgatgtaaaaacGCAGAGAGGGGGTGAGTGCGTCATTAATAGTGTTTTGATAAAAGTGATTAGAAAGTgggcaattaaataataagtatagtaaaattgttgatatttataataataatgataaggaTATTGATTGgaggtgataaaaaaaaaatataaaattaagttACAAACTTCCACGTGAGCAAAAGTATATGATGCAAACGTAACTATTGATTTTAGTCCAGCATCCTTCTCTCTCGCGgttttatttctatctttatCTCTGTCCAACTCACCCGACTACTCTGCTACGACATATTATTTAGTTGTGTGATGCACGTGTAGTTGTGTGTTgcaataaatatcattttcttatttatttcttcCGGCAATTTTTAGTGATATGTCtagaattaatcaatttatcgatgattatttacagaaaaaaaaaaaatatgactgaaaaaatgtattattggGGCGAGGAACGTGAGCCGGTGGATCCGGAGCAGACGTTCATAGAGTTCAAGGCGAAAATAACTCCGGCTGGCGAGTCATCGCGTGCTGGCAGCAAAAAAATCACGACGTCTCCGCAGATCAGGAGTTGCAATGAACCGGTTGTGGGAATAAGCCGCGAGGACGACGAAGAAAGGGGCGGCTGGGGCAATAAATTAGACTTTTTGTTTTCGTGTATCAGTGTCTCCGTGGGGCTGGGAAATGTCTGGAGGTTTCCTTATCTCTGCTACAAGAATGGCGGTGGTGCTTTTCTCGTTACCTATGGGATAGCCATGATTTTCTGCGGCATCCCTATTTTCTTCCAAGAAGTCGCTATTGGCCAGTACCTGGGGGCTGGTGGAATGACACTTGTGGGACAGTTGTGTCCTATCCTTCAAGGTAAGCTCATAATTTACTTATAAGCCCAGAACttactaaattaaaatttacaaattcatATTTCCCGCGCAGGCGCGTGCGCGCGGATCTTCTTCTTGTATACATTTTTGAGTTGAGGTTAACCAATCAAGTTTACATAAATTTCATGTGCTTTTGATTACAAATATCCCCTCCTCGGCTGCATTAACTCTCTTCTGTGATTGGTTAACCCCCCACCATTCACTGAAATTGAAATAACGAATGAATGCAAGTTAAATAGAAGAATATACTGagataatagtatattacacaccgagggaagtaaagtaagaaatgtctcagatcacatgtaattgttggccgaggcgaagccgaggtcaacaaacatgtgatctgaggctttcttacttacttcccgaggagtgtatactatttttctcctcgacggaggcgggaagcggcaacttcgttttgcacagcgggacgaaagttgacgctttccgcccggaggtgagaaaaataataaaaaatttatttgaaacagGTGTTGGATATGCCACGATGACGATAGTCTTCTTCCTTGATGTCTATTACTGTATAATTATTGCGTGGACACTATTCTACCTCATCAGCACATTTGCCAGGCTAACAAATTTACCTTGGAGCTCATGCGGTTGTTGAAATATTCATTTACATACTTTATTAACTcgtagtttaattattttgttaataacttttaattaaaattaattaaaaatctaacttCCAGACAACTGGTGGAATACCGATGATTGTTTCGACGCCTCCAATGGCAcggatttgaaaaaattccaagCAAGTCACTCGGTTAATTTAACCCATAATGAGAGTTATCATCACACTACTCCCGTTGAAGAATATTGGGagtaagttttattaattaattagtcaattaattgattaatgtctgatctaatgataatgattttttgCAGACGAAGAGTACTAGGGATAACTGGCGGGATTGAAGAAATCGGCGGGATGCAGTGGGAACTTTTGGGCTGCCTACTGATCGGCTGGCTGCTGGTTTACTTCATAATCCGACGGGGTCTCCATCAGAGTGGTAAGATAATCTGGTTTTCAGCATTGTTCCCGTACGTCGTGCTTTTCATTCTTTTGGGAAGAGCTGTCACTCTGGACGGAGCTGAAACCGGTCTTCTTTACTACGTGACACCTCGGTGGGACGAACTTCTCAAACCGGGCCCGTGGATTGACGGTGCGACCCAGATCTTCTTTGCCTACAGCATCGGGACTGGCGCATTACCGGCTCTTGGTTCTTACAATAAATTTCACCAT
This sequence is a window from Microplitis mediator isolate UGA2020A chromosome 3, iyMicMedi2.1, whole genome shotgun sequence. Protein-coding genes within it:
- the LOC130665328 gene encoding sodium- and chloride-dependent GABA transporter 1-like → MTEKMYYWGEEREPVDPEQTFIEFKAKITPAGESSRAGSKKITTSPQIRSCNEPVVGISREDDEERGGWGNKLDFLFSCISVSVGLGNVWRFPYLCYKNGGGAFLVTYGIAMIFCGIPIFFQEVAIGQYLGAGGMTLVGQLCPILQGVGYATMTIVFFLDVYYCIIIAWTLFYLISTFARLTNLPWSSCDNWWNTDDCFDASNGTDLKKFQASHSVNLTHNESYHHTTPVEEYWERRVLGITGGIEEIGGMQWELLGCLLIGWLLVYFIIRRGLHQSGKIIWFSALFPYVVLFILLGRAVTLDGAETGLLYYVTPRWDELLKPGPWIDGATQIFFAYSIGTGALPALGSYNKFHHNCYKDALITCVVNTLTCLLGGCVTFSILGHIALEQGTEVSNVVKSGPGLVFLTYPEVVLKLVGAPVWAIIFFFMLIILGLDSEFCIVESFITGVVDNWPDTLRPHRNKFTVAICILMFLLGIPMVTHGGVYIFQLMDFYSASGMSILWVCFFQTIAISWIFGAQKFCDCVHQMMGIRLNKFWYICWLVFAPVIMAFIFVFQCVQYKPLKYGSKYEYPTWAEVVGFCLSFSSMMWIPAYAIYYVLATPGSIKENILKGIKPNIKSRTKLPTGEKSAVIPMSESSAGLITKNSSFLSQT